The Glycine max cultivar Williams 82 chromosome 12, Glycine_max_v4.0, whole genome shotgun sequence genome window below encodes:
- the LOC102664814 gene encoding putative protein TPRXL isoform X2, with protein MDSFGPNRLPNRKLSASERFLCVPSHAPPHFSNSVASNDELHEDDVVFFSSDYGAEHNHHSASTSSFSSSSSSSSSATPNHHHHHNHHHPHGILAALPENGTSRNFRNVSQHFHKASISSISSASSSSSSSRVIPSIPRPPPPAQSSVMFHQSAPVNVPILSMKARRRHCDFDDNDEDEDGEEDEDEEMVPPHEFVARNSDQSPMLAYSVLEGIGRTLKGRDMRQVRNAVWRQTGT; from the exons ATGGATTCATTCGGTCCGAACCGGCTCCCGAACCGAAAACTCTCCGCCTCGGAACGCTTCCTCTGCGTTCCGTCTCACGCGCCGCCGCACTTCTCAAACTCCGTGGCCTCCAACGACGAGCTCCACGAGGACGACGTCGTTTTCTTCAGCAGCGACTATGGCGCCGAACACAACCACCACAGCGCCTCCacttcttccttctcctcctcctcctcgtcATCTTCCTCCGCCACTCcgaaccaccaccaccaccacaaccaCCACCATCCCCACGGCATCCTCGCCGCGCTCCCCGAGAACGGAACCTCCCGCAACTTCCGGAACGTTTCGCAGCACTTCCACAAGGCCTCAATCTCTTCAATCTCCtccgcctcctcctcctcctcctcttcgcGCGTCATTCCCTCCATCCCGCGACCTCCGCCGCCGGCGCAATCGTCCGTCATGTTCCACCAGTCCGCGCCGGTGAACGTCCCGATCCTGTCGATGAAGGCGCGGCGGAGACACTGCGACTTCGATGACAATGACGAGGACGAAGACGGCGAGGAggacgaggacgaggagatggtgCCTCCGCACGAATTCGTTGCGAGAAACTCAGATCAATCGCCGATGCTCGCTTATTCGGTTCTGGAAGGGATAGGGAGAACGCTGAAAGGGAGAGATATGCGTCAGGTTCGAAATGCCGTTTGGCGCCAAACAG gtaCATAG
- the LOC102664814 gene encoding putative protein TPRXL isoform X1, whose protein sequence is MDSFGPNRLPNRKLSASERFLCVPSHAPPHFSNSVASNDELHEDDVVFFSSDYGAEHNHHSASTSSFSSSSSSSSSATPNHHHHHNHHHPHGILAALPENGTSRNFRNVSQHFHKASISSISSASSSSSSSRVIPSIPRPPPPAQSSVMFHQSAPVNVPILSMKARRRHCDFDDNDEDEDGEEDEDEEMVPPHEFVARNSDQSPMLAYSVLEGIGRTLKGRDMRQVRNAVWRQTVSMVPRGGDD, encoded by the exons ATGGATTCATTCGGTCCGAACCGGCTCCCGAACCGAAAACTCTCCGCCTCGGAACGCTTCCTCTGCGTTCCGTCTCACGCGCCGCCGCACTTCTCAAACTCCGTGGCCTCCAACGACGAGCTCCACGAGGACGACGTCGTTTTCTTCAGCAGCGACTATGGCGCCGAACACAACCACCACAGCGCCTCCacttcttccttctcctcctcctcctcgtcATCTTCCTCCGCCACTCcgaaccaccaccaccaccacaaccaCCACCATCCCCACGGCATCCTCGCCGCGCTCCCCGAGAACGGAACCTCCCGCAACTTCCGGAACGTTTCGCAGCACTTCCACAAGGCCTCAATCTCTTCAATCTCCtccgcctcctcctcctcctcctcttcgcGCGTCATTCCCTCCATCCCGCGACCTCCGCCGCCGGCGCAATCGTCCGTCATGTTCCACCAGTCCGCGCCGGTGAACGTCCCGATCCTGTCGATGAAGGCGCGGCGGAGACACTGCGACTTCGATGACAATGACGAGGACGAAGACGGCGAGGAggacgaggacgaggagatggtgCCTCCGCACGAATTCGTTGCGAGAAACTCAGATCAATCGCCGATGCTCGCTTATTCGGTTCTGGAAGGGATAGGGAGAACGCTGAAAGGGAGAGATATGCGTCAGGTTCGAAATGCCGTTTGGCGCCAAACAG TTTCTATGGTTCCTCGAGGAGGTGATGACTGA